ATAGCCGATTTGGCCGGTGAACAAGCCGAACGCTTCGATCTTGGAATTGTTGGTCCAAGCGGGAATGAAACGGCTAACGTTAGATCCCTTCAAATCAGCCCAGTCGCCTTGCGCTTCCAGACCGAACACCCAGTTCTGCATCTGCCAGCGATAGCCGACCTGGCCACCAACCACGCCGCCATTCGCATCATGACAACCTTCACCGAAGGGAGCGACAGGTACACGGAAGCTCGTGACATCCCAACATTTGTGGGACCAGCCGCCGCCGCCGTTGGCGCCGATGTAGAAGCCGGTCCAATTATAGAGCACGGGAAGCGGGGCCGGCGGTGGTGCCTTGACGGCCATATCAGCGGCCGACGCCGGAGCGGCGATGCCCAACGCTACGAGACCTACGGTAGCCGAGAGGAATTTCTTCATCGCATTTCTCCATCTGCGTCGCATCTTGCATCTATCCGATAGATGCACTCGCAACCGCCG
This genomic interval from Bradyrhizobium sp. NP1 contains the following:
- a CDS encoding outer membrane beta-barrel protein, whose product is MKKFLSATVGLVALGIAAPASAADMAVKAPPPAPLPVLYNWTGFYIGANGGGGWSHKCWDVTSFRVPVAPFGEGCHDANGGVVGGQVGYRWQMQNWVFGLEAQGDWADLKGSNVSRFIPAWTNNSKIEAFGLFTGQIGYAWNNVLWYVKGGAAVTDDKFRGTVTTSGALFDSANETRWGGAIGTGVEYGFAPNWSVAVEYDHLFMGNRSITATSTGVLAGIPAGSPFRTDSIRQDVDLVTARINYHFNWGGPLVARY